Genomic segment of Aliarcobacter trophiarum LMG 25534:
AGTTCTGGCACTCCATAAACCCAAGAAGGATTTGTTCTATGAGCTGTACTTGCATCTATTACTTTTACATTTTCATTTTTTATTAAACTTACAGACTCAATAGAAGCATCATCAGGAAGGCATAAAAATACTAAATCAGCACTATTTAAAAGCTCTTTTCTTTTTTCTATGTTTTTTTTATCTTTTTCATCTATTTCTAGAAGTTCTATCTCATCTCTTTTTTCTAATAATTCGTGAATCTTTAATCCAGTTGTTCCGTGTTGTCCATCTACAAATACTTTAAATTTCATTATATTCCTTAAAAAATTTATATTTTATTATCCTATCAAAATATCTCTTTTTATGTGCTTTTAGTATTAAAAAAAAGATTATTTATTTATCTCTTTATCCAAATAGTAACCTGTATATGAGCCACTATTTTTATGGTTTTGTGCCAAAAATTCAGGTGTTCCCATATCAACAACTTTTCCACCTTTATCTCCACCTTCAGGACCTATATCTATTACAAAATCAGAGTTTTTTATAACATCAAGATTATGTTCTATCACAAGAACTGAGTTTCCAAGTTCAACTAAATGGTGAAGAACTTTTGTAAGCCTATCAACATCTGCAAAGTGAAGTCCTGTTGTTGGTTCATCTAAGATATATAAAGTGTTTCCTGTATCCTTTTTACTTAGCTCTTTACTTAGCTTTATTCTTTGAGCCTCTCCACCACTTAAAGTTACGGCATTTTGTCCTAAAGTGATATAACCTAAACCAACATCACTTAGAGTTTGTAGCTTTGCTTTAAGTTTTGGTACTTTTATAAAAAACTCTAAAGCTTCATCTACACTCATATTTAAAACATCAGAGATATTTTTCCCTCTATACAAGATTTCCAAAGTTTGAGTATTGTATCTATCTCCATTACAGCTATCACACTTAACCATAATATCTGGTAAGAAGTGCATCTCTATTTTTATTTCACCTTCTCCTTGACATTTTTCACATCTTCCACCTTTTACATTAAATGAAAACCGTCCAATCTTATACCCCCTAAGAGTAGCTTCTTTTGTTTTACTAAAAAGGTCCCTTATTTCGTCCATAAGTCCTGTATAAGTTGCTGGATTACTTCTAGGAGTCCGACCTATTGGGCTTTGGTCAAGATAGATAACTTTATCTAGTTTTTCTAATCCATCTATTTCTACTCCATCAACTTTTTTTACCTTTCTAGCACGATTTAAAAGCTCTTGAGCAACAGGAAGTAGTGTTTGAAGAATAAGAGAAGATTTACCACTACCGCTTACTCCTGTAATGCTTACTAGATTTCTAAGAGGAAGTTTTACATCTAGGTTTTTAATATTGTTTATATTTACATTTTTTATTTCAATATAATCTTCTTGTTCTCTATTGTGAGGATATTCAACCTTTTTTGCTTCAGTTACATATAAAGCAGTTAGAGTTTTTGCTTTTTTCATTTTTTCTAAAGTTCCAGCAAATACTACTTCTCCTCCAAATTTTCCAGCATTTGGTCCAATATCAACAATAAAATCAGCAGCTTGTATAGTCTCTTTATCATGCTCAACAACTATAACAGTGTTTCCTTTTTCTTGTAAAGCTCTTAATGTCTTTATTAGTTTACTAGTGTCTCTTTCATGAAGTCCAATAGATGGTTCATCTAGTACATACATAACCCCAGTTAAACCACTTCCAATTTGTGAAGCAACTCTTATTCTTTGAGCTTCTCCACCACTTATTGTTCGTGCATCTCTTCCTAAGGTAATATATCCTAAACCAACATCATATAAAAAGAAAATTCTCTCTTTTATCTCCTTTAGAATAGGAGCTGCAATCATCTTATTTTGCTCACTTAAATATGAGAAATTATCTTCATTTTGGAAAAAACTATGAGCTTCTTCTATTGGAATATTTAAAATTTCAGGAATAGTCTTTTTAGCTACATATACAGTTTGGCTAGATGGTTTTAGTCTATTTCCAGCACAGGCATCACACTTCTTTTCTGTCATAAATTCAGCCATCTCTTTTTCATCTTTTATCATATCATAGGCTAATTTTACTATACCATCCCATTTTCTTGTTAATTTATGTTTTTTCCAAAAGAATTTTACCTCATCAACAGTTCCATGTAAGATAGCCTTTTGTTGGTGCTCTTCTAACTCTCTAAAAGGAGTTTTTATATTTATTCCACTTTGTTCGCAAAAAGCAATTAACATTTTAAAATAGAAGCCTTTATTAAAACCATATATTATCTTTATTGCTCCATCTTCAATGGCTAAATCTTCATCAATAACTTTTTTCATATCAAGAGCATATCTAATTCCTAGTCCATCACAAGAGCTACAAGCACCTTTTGGTGAATTAAAAGAGAAAGATATTGGTTCAAGTGGTTCAAATGAGATTTTACAATCAAAACAAGCCATATGCTCTGAGTAATGAATATTTTTTTCAACTCCTAGCTCTTCATAGTTTATTATTTCAATTTCAAGCTCTCCAAAACTCTCTTTAAGACCTTTTTCTACATCTTGTGCAATTCTCTCTTTGTTTGTTTCATTCGCTGTAACTCTATCTATTACAACTTTAATTGTATGCATCTTTGTCTTTTCAAGTTCTATATCTTCATCAAGCCTTACCATAACACCATCTATCATAGCTCTTACATAACCTTTACCTCTTAGTGCTTCAAGTAAATCGGCAAAGCTACCTTTTTTTCTATTTATTAAAGGTGCTAAAATTATTAACTTTGCATCATCTGGTAGAGATAAAACTTGCTCTATAATATCACTAGCACTCATTTGTGAAATTGGTTTATTACATTGATGACAATGTTGCTCACCAACTCTTGCATATAAAAGCCTAAAGTAGTCATATACTTCAGTGATAGTTCCTACAGTTGATCGTGGGTTTTTTGAAGTTGTTTTTTGATCTATTGCAATTGCTGGGGTTAATCCTTCAATTCTTTCAACATCAGGCTTTCCAACTTTGTCTAAAAATTGTCTAGCATAAGAAGATAAAGATTCAATATATCTTCTTTGCCCTTCTGCATAAAGTGTATCAAAAGCTAGTGTAGATTTACCACTTCCACTAAGACCTGTAAAAACTATTAGCTTATTTTTTGGGATTTCTAAGTTTATATTTTTTAGATTATTCTCTTTTGCATTATATATTTTAATTGTATCATTCATAATTTGCCTTTAAAAATTTAAAGCATATATTATATATAAAATTTGTTAATAGTTTGTATTATCTATATAATTAAACCAACTCCTTTGGTTCATCTATGAAAAATCCTTGAGAATAGTCTATTTCTAGCTCTTTTACACATTTTAATACATCTTCATTATGTACAAATTCAGCTACGGTTTTTATATTAAGAGCTTTTGCAAAACCAACTATGGTTTTTACAGTAAGATATATATTATTATCTAAGTGCATATTTTTTATTAAAGAGCCATCTATCTTTATGAAATCGACATTTAATTTAATAATATAATCAAAATTTGAATAACCTGTTCCAAAATCATCTATTGCTATTTTACAACCTAAATTTTTCACCTTCTCTATAAAGTTTATCATCTCTTCAAAATCTTCAATACCTTCACTTTCAACTATCTCAAAAGTTATCTGTTTTGCTGTATTTGTTTTTCTTATTATATTTAATATAAACTCCATAGTATAGTAATCTTTTAAGTCTTCTAAAGTAAGATTTATACTAAACTCTATATCTTTATCTTTAAAAAACTCACAAGATTTTTTTATAAGCATTCTAGTCATTCCTAGATATAGTTTTGCTTTTTTTGCCTCTTTTAAAAATTTAAATGGAGATAAAATAGTACCATCTGATAGTTTTATCCTCATTAGAGTTTCATATTTAATCTGATTTGTTTTGTTATCTACAATTTTTTGCCCAAATACTAAAAGATTATTGTTTATTAAAGCATCTTTTAAATTCTCTGTTAATTGTTTATTCTCTTTTAATTTATTGTATAGTTCTATATTTTCATCTAAAAATAGTATAGAAATATTTTGTTTTCTAGCCATTCTAAGAGCATATTCTGCTTTTGAAAGAAGATTGTTTTTTATACTATCTTCACAAACTCTAGCAACTCCTATTGTAAGACTTAGATAAAAGCTATTATTGTTTACTAAAATAGGTACAAACATTATGTTATCTATTATATTTTTACAAATCTCTTTTATATTATTTAGGTTATTTTTG
This window contains:
- a CDS encoding EAL domain-containing protein, producing the protein MDKKYNYNFLLEYKKAIDKSSIVSIADIKGTITYVNDKFCEISGYTQEELLGKNHNIVRHPSMQKEFFKDLWKTLLNKEIFQGIIRNKKKNGEAYYVDTTIVPILDENENIVEFIALRHDITKLYEQEKIIEEQFLDELTKLSNRQRLIQDLKNGKILKIALINIDRFRDINNFYGFEVGDLVLKKFSEILVNKSSKYGMSLYRISSDIFAITSSDKNNLNNIKEICKNIIDNIMFVPILVNNNSFYLSLTIGVARVCEDSIKNNLLSKAEYALRMARKQNISILFLDENIELYNKLKENKQLTENLKDALINNNLLVFGQKIVDNKTNQIKYETLMRIKLSDGTILSPFKFLKEAKKAKLYLGMTRMLIKKSCEFFKDKDIEFSINLTLEDLKDYYTMEFILNIIRKTNTAKQITFEIVESEGIEDFEEMINFIEKVKNLGCKIAIDDFGTGYSNFDYIIKLNVDFIKIDGSLIKNMHLDNNIYLTVKTIVGFAKALNIKTVAEFVHNEDVLKCVKELEIDYSQGFFIDEPKELV
- the uvrA gene encoding excinuclease ABC subunit UvrA codes for the protein MNDTIKIYNAKENNLKNINLEIPKNKLIVFTGLSGSGKSTLAFDTLYAEGQRRYIESLSSYARQFLDKVGKPDVERIEGLTPAIAIDQKTTSKNPRSTVGTITEVYDYFRLLYARVGEQHCHQCNKPISQMSASDIIEQVLSLPDDAKLIILAPLINRKKGSFADLLEALRGKGYVRAMIDGVMVRLDEDIELEKTKMHTIKVVIDRVTANETNKERIAQDVEKGLKESFGELEIEIINYEELGVEKNIHYSEHMACFDCKISFEPLEPISFSFNSPKGACSSCDGLGIRYALDMKKVIDEDLAIEDGAIKIIYGFNKGFYFKMLIAFCEQSGINIKTPFRELEEHQQKAILHGTVDEVKFFWKKHKLTRKWDGIVKLAYDMIKDEKEMAEFMTEKKCDACAGNRLKPSSQTVYVAKKTIPEILNIPIEEAHSFFQNEDNFSYLSEQNKMIAAPILKEIKERIFFLYDVGLGYITLGRDARTISGGEAQRIRVASQIGSGLTGVMYVLDEPSIGLHERDTSKLIKTLRALQEKGNTVIVVEHDKETIQAADFIVDIGPNAGKFGGEVVFAGTLEKMKKAKTLTALYVTEAKKVEYPHNREQEDYIEIKNVNINNIKNLDVKLPLRNLVSITGVSGSGKSSLILQTLLPVAQELLNRARKVKKVDGVEIDGLEKLDKVIYLDQSPIGRTPRSNPATYTGLMDEIRDLFSKTKEATLRGYKIGRFSFNVKGGRCEKCQGEGEIKIEMHFLPDIMVKCDSCNGDRYNTQTLEILYRGKNISDVLNMSVDEALEFFIKVPKLKAKLQTLSDVGLGYITLGQNAVTLSGGEAQRIKLSKELSKKDTGNTLYILDEPTTGLHFADVDRLTKVLHHLVELGNSVLVIEHNLDVIKNSDFVIDIGPEGGDKGGKVVDMGTPEFLAQNHKNSGSYTGYYLDKEINK